A genomic segment from Candidatus Brocadia sinica JPN1 encodes:
- the rpmG gene encoding 50S ribosomal protein L33 — translation MREYVTMVCKECSNRNYRTPKKTQQTEKLERKKFCRYCRKHTDHKEYKK, via the coding sequence ATGCGTGAATATGTGACTATGGTGTGTAAGGAGTGTTCTAATAGAAATTATAGAACACCGAAAAAGACACAACAAACAGAAAAGCTGGAACGAAAGAAGTTTTGCAGGTATTGCAGGAAGCACACGGATCATAAGGAATACAAGAAGTAG
- a CDS encoding J domain-containing protein, producing the protein MVNYYDILEVHQEVSVEEIKRSFRTLIKKYHPDIHSRNKLWAESKTKIIIQAYKTLSDSVTREQYDKQYKHLFQTRKKSSFSKKETTLDSDIQARIRVIFFDLLEGHSNSAIDNYERLLQDFDAIDFFSYLNHRDYIDCKFLLAEAYEKLKRYDVAIELYEFILERGKGSTNRRHLLHEIKERIRNIYCRNLARTAPPEKALGYYEKVLKLNLYKNENAFIYKKMAECFLKMEEYENALKHLNIALSLKPNLQGANKLKTKLKLHITDFAI; encoded by the coding sequence GTGGTAAATTATTACGACATCCTCGAAGTTCATCAAGAAGTAAGTGTGGAAGAGATAAAACGCTCGTTTCGAACGCTTATCAAAAAATATCACCCCGATATACACAGCCGGAATAAGCTATGGGCTGAATCAAAAACCAAGATTATTATACAAGCATATAAGACGCTCTCTGATTCTGTAACACGCGAACAATACGATAAGCAATACAAACATCTCTTCCAGACAAGGAAAAAATCAAGTTTCTCTAAAAAAGAAACAACGCTAGACAGTGATATTCAAGCGCGCATACGTGTTATTTTCTTTGACCTCCTGGAAGGTCATTCAAATAGTGCCATCGATAATTACGAACGTCTCTTACAAGATTTTGATGCTATTGATTTTTTTTCGTACTTAAATCACCGGGACTATATCGACTGCAAATTTTTATTGGCTGAGGCTTATGAAAAACTCAAAAGATACGATGTTGCCATCGAACTTTACGAATTTATCCTGGAAAGGGGAAAAGGTTCTACCAACCGCAGACATTTGCTCCACGAGATTAAAGAACGGATAAGAAACATCTATTGCCGTAACCTGGCAAGAACCGCTCCTCCTGAAAAGGCTCTGGGCTATTACGAAAAGGTGCTGAAGCTCAATTTATATAAAAACGAAAATGCCTTTATTTACAAAAAAATGGCCGAGTGCTTTCTTAAAATGGAAGAATATGAAAATGCCTTAAAACACCTGAATATTGCCTTGTCGTTAAAACCAAACCTTCAAGGCGCAAATAAACTTAAGACAAAACTCAAACTACATATTACAGACTTTGCCATATAA
- the rplA gene encoding 50S ribosomal protein L1 — protein sequence MARKSKRYIESCKIVDSGKKYDLKEAIKLLKSFKPAKFDESVEVAMKLGIDPKQSDQLVRGSVSLPNGIGKSLKVIVFAAGEKAVAAKKAGADEVGAEELVKKVEGGWTDFDVAIAASDMMRLVGKLGRVLGPQGKMPSPKSGTVTDNIETAVKEFKAGKIEYRTDAGGNVHTIVGKVSFSEKDLEDNINTFVKHIVNSRPASAKGVFLEKVSVSSTMSPGITVQI from the coding sequence ATGGCAAGAAAAAGCAAGAGATATATAGAGTCTTGTAAGATTGTTGATTCAGGGAAAAAGTATGATTTAAAAGAGGCTATTAAGTTGCTTAAGTCTTTTAAACCAGCAAAATTTGACGAAAGCGTTGAAGTTGCAATGAAGCTGGGTATTGACCCGAAGCAATCGGATCAGCTTGTAAGAGGGTCTGTTTCTTTGCCCAACGGTATTGGTAAAAGTCTTAAAGTAATTGTTTTTGCTGCCGGTGAAAAGGCGGTTGCAGCAAAAAAAGCTGGTGCGGATGAAGTTGGAGCTGAAGAATTAGTAAAAAAGGTTGAGGGCGGATGGACTGATTTTGATGTGGCAATTGCCGCTTCTGATATGATGAGGTTGGTCGGTAAGTTGGGTAGGGTTCTTGGGCCTCAGGGTAAGATGCCTTCGCCTAAATCGGGGACGGTGACAGATAATATTGAAACGGCTGTAAAGGAGTTTAAGGCGGGTAAAATCGAGTATAGAACTGATGCGGGTGGAAACGTCCATACCATTGTAGGAAAGGTTTCGTTTTCAGAAAAAGATTTAGAGGATAATATAAATACGTTTGTTAAGCATATCGTTAACTCACGTCCGGCCTCAGCAAAAGGGGTATTTTTGGAAAAGGTTTCAGTATCTTCAACAATGAGTCCTGGAATCACAGTACAGATTTAG
- the secE gene encoding preprotein translocase subunit SecE: MPFLGVYRKGFGVYSRVAVGIALGLLALFASISLYNVLIDLPNIAGSARIPLVDISLSWGLVCAFLLFVFLGFLIGIFVVGFETGIRPLDSSGKKTVEFLIDTQGELQKVSWPTRYELVGSTAVVIVSVIVIGVFILGVDWFVSMVMEYIGVL; this comes from the coding sequence ATGCCGTTTTTAGGGGTTTATAGAAAAGGATTTGGCGTTTATAGCAGGGTTGCTGTAGGGATAGCCTTGGGTCTGCTTGCATTGTTTGCTTCTATCTCGTTGTACAATGTTTTGATAGATTTGCCTAATATTGCCGGAAGTGCAAGGATTCCGTTGGTTGATATTAGCTTGTCTTGGGGATTGGTGTGTGCTTTTTTGCTTTTTGTTTTTTTGGGTTTTTTGATTGGTATTTTTGTTGTAGGTTTTGAGACGGGGATTAGGCCTTTAGACAGCAGCGGCAAAAAGACGGTTGAATTTCTCATTGATACTCAGGGAGAGCTTCAAAAGGTTTCGTGGCCAACAAGATATGAGTTGGTCGGTTCAACGGCGGTTGTTATCGTGTCGGTTATTGTAATAGGAGTATTTATATTGGGTGTTGATTGGTTTGTATCTATGGTAATGGAGTACATAGGTGTGCTTTAA
- the aroC gene encoding chorismate synthase → MLYFKTAGESHGKCLVAMIEGFPSGVFIDEAVINKEMKRRQGGLGRGGRMQIEEDRVEILSGIRKNITLGSPICLMIKNSDYKIDELPAVTRPRPGHADLAGVLKYNLKDARNILERASARETAARVAVGAVAKILLSLFGIGIFGYVKGIGGIHSDKFLKDIDVAEKIREKSSVYCIDQDIEGKIIEKIQQTAEKGDSLGGVVEVIAYGLPVGLGSHTQWDLRLDARLAGALMSVQAIKGVELGLGCNVANRFGSEVHDEIFYEKPKQGKSVTGGFKRMTNNAGGIEGGISNGEPIIVRAYMKPIPTLKKPLRSVDLLTKEPITATYERSDVCAVPAASVVCESMIAFEIARAFLEKFGKDSIDEVKRNFEGYLSGF, encoded by the coding sequence ATGTTATATTTTAAAACTGCAGGAGAATCTCACGGAAAATGTCTTGTCGCGATGATTGAAGGGTTTCCCTCGGGAGTGTTTATTGACGAAGCGGTTATCAACAAGGAAATGAAGCGAAGACAAGGTGGGTTAGGCAGGGGTGGGAGAATGCAGATTGAGGAAGACCGGGTGGAAATTCTCTCCGGAATTAGGAAAAATATAACCTTAGGCAGCCCCATTTGTTTAATGATCAAAAATAGTGATTATAAAATTGATGAGTTGCCCGCTGTTACTCGCCCCAGACCAGGCCATGCAGACTTGGCTGGTGTCCTAAAATATAATCTAAAGGATGCGCGAAACATATTGGAACGGGCAAGTGCAAGAGAGACAGCGGCCAGGGTAGCAGTTGGCGCGGTGGCAAAAATTTTACTCTCTCTCTTTGGAATAGGCATATTTGGTTACGTAAAGGGGATCGGGGGTATTCATTCAGATAAATTCCTCAAAGACATCGATGTTGCAGAAAAAATTCGTGAGAAAAGTTCCGTATATTGTATTGACCAGGATATTGAGGGGAAAATTATCGAAAAGATTCAGCAAACCGCGGAAAAAGGAGATTCTCTCGGGGGTGTTGTTGAAGTTATTGCGTATGGGCTGCCTGTGGGATTAGGAAGCCATACTCAGTGGGATCTCAGATTGGATGCAAGGCTTGCCGGCGCCCTGATGTCTGTTCAGGCAATCAAAGGTGTTGAATTGGGATTGGGTTGTAATGTTGCGAACAGATTCGGTTCAGAGGTGCATGACGAGATTTTTTATGAAAAGCCAAAACAGGGCAAATCAGTAACAGGCGGATTTAAAAGGATGACAAACAATGCTGGAGGAATAGAAGGCGGTATCAGTAATGGGGAACCGATTATAGTAAGGGCATATATGAAACCTATTCCGACATTGAAAAAGCCATTAAGATCTGTGGATTTGTTGACAAAAGAGCCAATCACGGCTACCTATGAAAGATCGGATGTGTGCGCGGTTCCGGCTGCTTCTGTGGTTTGTGAATCTATGATTGCCTTTGAAATTGCCAGAGCATTTCTGGAAAAATTTGGAAAAGATAGTATTGACGAAGTAAAGCGTAATTTTGAAGGGTATCTTTCAGGTTTCTGA
- the rplK gene encoding 50S ribosomal protein L11, with amino-acid sequence MAKEILAKIKLQCPGGQATPAPPVGPALGQHGVNIGQFVKQFNDKTKDLQGVLTPVEITVYKDKTFTFILKSPPASVLLKQLAGIAKGSSEPNRQKVGQVTTQQLKEIASKKLADLNADNLDAAIKVVEGTARNMGIKVID; translated from the coding sequence ATGGCAAAAGAGATATTGGCAAAGATTAAACTGCAGTGTCCGGGAGGGCAGGCTACCCCAGCACCACCAGTAGGACCAGCGCTTGGTCAGCATGGAGTAAATATAGGACAATTCGTAAAGCAATTTAATGACAAGACAAAAGACTTGCAAGGTGTGTTGACACCGGTAGAGATTACGGTTTATAAAGATAAAACATTTACATTTATTTTAAAATCTCCCCCTGCCTCGGTATTGTTAAAGCAATTGGCTGGTATTGCAAAGGGCTCTTCCGAGCCAAACCGGCAAAAGGTAGGGCAGGTAACCACGCAACAATTAAAAGAAATTGCTAGTAAAAAACTGGCGGATTTGAATGCTGATAATTTGGATGCCGCTATAAAAGTCGTAGAGGGAACTGCTCGTAATATGGGGATTAAGGTGATAGATTAA
- the rplJ gene encoding 50S ribosomal protein L10: MANELKELVVKGLISNYRNTSNYLVVSYQGIKALEFDQLRKDLRKKKICMEIVKNSLAVIAFKELGITGLVSMLIGPSAIVTGGDDPVVMAKETLEWSKKIPFLRLRGGFVDGTTVSVNDINDLAKLPAMPVLRTQIITGINAPIVGVASAFNAVLRSLATVFQAVKDKKEKSGV; this comes from the coding sequence ATGGCAAATGAATTAAAAGAGCTTGTTGTAAAAGGATTGATTTCCAACTACCGCAACACGAGCAATTATTTGGTAGTTAGCTATCAGGGGATAAAAGCATTAGAATTTGATCAACTGCGAAAAGATTTGAGAAAAAAGAAAATTTGCATGGAAATAGTTAAAAATTCGCTTGCGGTGATTGCATTCAAAGAACTTGGAATTACGGGACTTGTGAGTATGCTTATCGGCCCTTCAGCGATAGTAACCGGAGGGGATGATCCGGTCGTTATGGCAAAAGAAACCCTTGAGTGGTCGAAAAAAATACCTTTTTTACGTTTGCGCGGCGGGTTTGTTGATGGGACAACAGTTTCAGTTAACGATATAAATGATCTGGCAAAGCTTCCCGCTATGCCAGTGCTTCGTACACAAATAATTACTGGTATCAATGCACCCATTGTAGGGGTTGCAAGTGCTTTTAATGCTGTTTTGCGTAGCCTGGCAACGGTTTTCCAGGCAGTTAAGGATAAGAAAGAAAAAAGTGGTGTATAG
- the tuf gene encoding elongation factor Tu: MGKEVFKRTKPHVNVGTIGHVDHGKTTLTSVITHVLAKQGLAKERPYDSIDKAPEERERGITIAISHVEYETQKRHYAHVDCPGHADYVKNMITGAAQMDGAILVVSAPDGPMPQTREHILLARQVGVPRIVVFMNKVDMLEDKELLDLVEMEVRELLSKYNFPGDEIPVVRGSALKANECGCGAATCANCGPVLKLMDAVDAYIPDPVREIDRPFLMSVEDVFSIKGRGTVGTGRVERGRVKVGDEVDIVGIRPEIKKSVVTGVEMFNKTLDEGQAGDNLGVLLRGIEKDDLERGQVLAKPGSITPHRKYEAEAYILTKEEGGRHTPFFNGYRPQFYFRTTDVTGVVSLTGGAEMVMPGDNVKVNVELLTPIAMDEGLRFAIREGGKTVGAGVVTKIIE, from the coding sequence ATGGGAAAAGAGGTATTTAAGCGGACGAAGCCGCATGTGAATGTGGGGACGATAGGGCATGTGGATCATGGGAAGACGACGTTGACGTCAGTGATAACGCATGTGTTGGCGAAGCAGGGGTTGGCGAAGGAGAGGCCGTATGATTCGATAGACAAGGCTCCTGAGGAGAGGGAGAGGGGCATAACGATAGCGATATCGCATGTGGAGTACGAGACGCAGAAGAGGCATTATGCGCATGTAGATTGTCCTGGGCATGCTGATTACGTGAAGAACATGATAACTGGTGCGGCGCAGATGGATGGTGCGATATTGGTGGTGAGTGCTCCGGATGGGCCGATGCCGCAGACGAGGGAGCATATTTTGCTGGCGAGGCAGGTTGGTGTGCCAAGGATTGTGGTGTTTATGAACAAGGTGGATATGCTCGAGGATAAGGAGTTGTTGGATTTGGTGGAGATGGAGGTTCGTGAGTTATTGAGTAAGTATAATTTTCCTGGGGATGAGATACCGGTGGTCAGGGGGTCTGCGCTCAAGGCGAATGAGTGTGGGTGCGGGGCGGCTACGTGTGCGAATTGTGGGCCTGTGTTGAAGTTGATGGATGCGGTGGATGCATATATTCCTGATCCGGTAAGAGAGATAGATAGGCCGTTTTTGATGTCAGTGGAAGATGTGTTTAGTATCAAGGGAAGGGGGACGGTGGGAACTGGGAGGGTAGAGAGGGGTCGGGTGAAGGTTGGCGATGAAGTGGATATAGTGGGGATAAGGCCGGAGATTAAGAAGTCTGTGGTAACAGGGGTGGAGATGTTTAATAAGACGCTGGATGAGGGGCAGGCGGGAGATAACCTTGGGGTGTTGTTGAGGGGTATAGAGAAGGATGATTTGGAGAGGGGTCAGGTGTTGGCGAAGCCTGGGAGTATAACACCGCACAGGAAATATGAGGCAGAGGCGTATATATTGACGAAGGAAGAGGGTGGCAGACACACGCCATTTTTTAATGGGTATAGGCCGCAGTTTTATTTTAGGACGACGGATGTGACGGGGGTGGTGAGTCTGACAGGCGGTGCGGAGATGGTAATGCCTGGTGATAATGTGAAGGTAAATGTTGAGTTGTTGACGCCGATAGCGATGGATGAAGGGCTGAGGTTTGCTATTCGGGAAGGTGGAAAAACTGTCGGCGCTGGTGTCGTTACAAAAATTATTGAATAA
- a CDS encoding ABC transporter permease, with translation MYNLFISLRYLRNRKISFFAVAGVAVGVMTLIVVLSVMNGFDQELRSRIRGTLAHIIILKGGMYGLEDYKQVIEKVKTFEHVTACAPYVEGPALIKLRNRKEFVYFKGIDPDAEASVGDFTSYITPFGNQPEDLLKTHGEKNTGSVFGGSELFRVGPGEPEKDPGSFIQNGEQIVLVTLKEWDKISVKAFVVVGKFKSGMYDFDKNYVYIPLTVAQELTGSKGKDAVTGISIKLDDYRYANQVRDKLQAALGIEYYVQTWEDARKTFLTAVMMERRVMAFILFFIIVVAGFNILAILTMIVLEKSKDIGILKALGATTQGIMSIFLLNGLLIGSIGASIGTAAGLSIVLRINWIENALYHMTGWRPFPPEVYYFNQIPTVVNPTSIVFTAAIAIASSVVFSIYPALRAARLDPVETLRYE, from the coding sequence ATGTATAATCTTTTCATTAGTCTGCGCTATCTGCGTAATAGAAAAATATCCTTTTTTGCCGTGGCCGGAGTTGCCGTTGGAGTAATGACCCTGATTGTTGTACTTTCCGTGATGAATGGCTTTGATCAGGAACTTCGAAGCAGGATTCGAGGCACACTGGCGCATATTATTATTTTAAAAGGCGGCATGTACGGACTCGAAGATTATAAACAAGTGATCGAAAAAGTGAAAACTTTTGAGCATGTAACAGCCTGTGCACCCTATGTGGAGGGTCCGGCGCTTATCAAATTGAGAAATAGAAAGGAATTCGTCTACTTCAAAGGAATTGACCCTGATGCAGAAGCAAGCGTGGGTGATTTTACGTCGTATATTACCCCGTTCGGAAATCAACCTGAAGATTTATTAAAAACCCACGGAGAAAAAAATACCGGCAGCGTATTTGGTGGTTCAGAATTATTCAGGGTCGGTCCCGGGGAACCTGAAAAAGACCCGGGAAGTTTCATACAAAACGGCGAACAAATTGTGCTGGTCACACTGAAAGAATGGGATAAAATTAGTGTGAAGGCATTTGTTGTTGTCGGAAAATTCAAATCGGGAATGTACGATTTTGATAAAAACTATGTATACATCCCCCTTACTGTGGCACAGGAGCTAACCGGTTCAAAGGGAAAAGATGCTGTCACCGGGATAAGCATAAAACTAGATGATTACCGTTACGCTAACCAGGTACGGGACAAACTACAGGCCGCTCTGGGTATTGAATATTATGTGCAAACATGGGAAGATGCCAGAAAAACCTTCTTGACAGCCGTGATGATGGAAAGACGCGTAATGGCATTCATACTATTTTTCATCATTGTGGTAGCAGGATTTAATATCCTGGCCATACTCACCATGATTGTCCTTGAAAAATCCAAGGACATCGGCATTCTCAAAGCACTCGGTGCAACCACGCAGGGTATTATGTCTATCTTCCTTTTAAATGGATTACTTATCGGCAGCATTGGTGCAAGCATTGGAACTGCTGCCGGATTATCAATTGTTTTAAGGATTAATTGGATTGAAAATGCCCTATACCATATGACAGGCTGGAGACCGTTCCCGCCTGAGGTTTATTATTTTAATCAGATCCCCACGGTAGTAAATCCAACTAGTATTGTATTCACAGCAGCCATTGCCATTGCAAGTAGTGTGGTATTTAGTATCTATCCCGCTTTAAGGGCTGCGCGTCTCGACCCCGTAGAGACGTTGCGTTATGAATAG
- the rplL gene encoding 50S ribosomal protein L7/L12 has translation MTQVGEEKTVEPSGKILQVLDLVAGMTLLEASQLVKAFEQKFGVSAAAVATMPSGVAAVAAEGKAAAVEEKSAFDVILKDGGANKIQVIKAVRAETNLGLKEAKDLVEGAPKTVKEGVSKEDAEKIKKSLEAAGAKVEIK, from the coding sequence ATGACTCAGGTTGGTGAAGAAAAGACAGTTGAGCCGTCTGGCAAAATTTTACAAGTGCTGGATTTAGTGGCAGGAATGACGTTGCTGGAAGCCTCGCAACTCGTTAAAGCGTTTGAACAGAAATTCGGTGTCTCAGCGGCAGCGGTTGCAACCATGCCATCTGGTGTTGCGGCCGTAGCAGCGGAAGGTAAGGCTGCCGCTGTTGAGGAAAAGTCTGCTTTTGATGTGATTCTGAAGGATGGTGGCGCAAACAAAATCCAGGTGATTAAGGCCGTTCGTGCTGAGACGAATTTGGGTTTAAAGGAAGCTAAGGACCTTGTAGAAGGTGCTCCTAAAACAGTTAAAGAGGGGGTTTCGAAAGAGGACGCAGAGAAGATTAAGAAATCGCTTGAGGCAGCAGGTGCTAAGGTAGAAATTAAATAG
- the nusG gene encoding transcription termination/antitermination protein NusG, with translation MSRQWFVLRVQSNKEDKVRDSLAELIKARGLEKLITNVLVPSEKVSEVKGGKKKITERKIYPGYIMAEVEVDEHGQIPKEVWFLIRETPGAGDFIGGQNKPVPMASYEVEKLLSEVEHKEEKPRAKIEFREGEKVRVKEGPFENYDGIVEEVLPASGRVKVMLTVFGRATPVELEYWQVEAI, from the coding sequence ATGTCCAGGCAATGGTTTGTATTGCGCGTTCAGAGCAATAAAGAGGACAAGGTAAGAGATAGTTTGGCGGAGCTCATTAAGGCGCGCGGCCTAGAAAAGCTGATTACAAATGTTTTGGTTCCCAGTGAGAAGGTTTCAGAAGTTAAGGGTGGTAAGAAGAAGATAACGGAAAGAAAAATATATCCAGGTTATATAATGGCAGAGGTTGAAGTGGATGAGCACGGTCAGATACCGAAGGAAGTTTGGTTTTTGATCCGTGAAACGCCTGGCGCTGGTGATTTTATCGGTGGACAAAACAAACCGGTGCCTATGGCAAGTTATGAAGTGGAGAAGTTGCTATCTGAAGTTGAGCATAAAGAAGAAAAACCTAGGGCAAAGATTGAATTCCGAGAAGGTGAGAAGGTGAGGGTTAAGGAAGGACCGTTTGAAAATTACGACGGGATTGTCGAAGAGGTATTGCCTGCCAGCGGTCGTGTGAAAGTAATGCTTACGGTATTTGGCAGGGCGACTCCGGTTGAGTTGGAATATTGGCAGGTTGAGGCAATTTGA